From a region of the Pseudokineococcus lusitanus genome:
- a CDS encoding helix-turn-helix domain-containing protein, with product MPARFLPLAEVAEILSVSSAQAYALVRSGDLPAIQVGGRGQWRVETSELEEYIQRMYAQTRARVERGALDDAPSEGPAAR from the coding sequence GTGCCCGCTCGCTTCCTGCCGCTGGCGGAGGTCGCCGAGATCCTCTCCGTCTCCTCGGCCCAGGCCTACGCGCTCGTGCGCTCGGGCGACCTCCCGGCCATCCAGGTGGGCGGCCGCGGTCAGTGGCGGGTCGAGACGAGCGAGCTCGAGGAGTACATCCAGCGGATGTACGCGCAGACGCGGGCCCGCGTGGAGCGCGGGGCGCTCGACGACGCCCCGTCCGAGGGTCCCGCCGCACGCTGA
- a CDS encoding AAA family ATPase gives MADRPGGPAAAVPSGPGLGVVVAVTGAWEAPLVADLDRSRELLVLRRCADVAELLAAVGTGRARALLVSADLHRLDRAVVARVRASGVAVVALTAPAALAEQEPRLRALGVDAVFAADAPAAEVAAAVHAVVGAPADHGAAGGGRPLRAAEGATAGPGRRADLADPADALAPEPAAGGADPFAALLEEDPTGARPRGRLVAVWGPAGSPGRTTVAVETAAELAAAGDDVLLADADTHAACVAQVLGVLDESPGLAAACRAAGTGALDGAVLQRLSVEVVPRLRLLSGITRSARWPELSTSSLERVWEVARERARWVVVDLAAPLEADEELVFDTAAPRRNGATLGTLAAADVVLVVGTADAVGLQRLVRGLADLAEAVPGAAAPRVVITRVRASSVGAGPETRVREAVRRFAGVADPVLVPDDRPALDAALLAGRTLVETAPRSPARTALVGLAASLRAEGGAPPGPTPRGRRRWRAGTGRGRRRAG, from the coding sequence GTGGCTGACCGGCCCGGCGGGCCGGCCGCGGCCGTGCCGTCCGGGCCCGGTCTCGGCGTCGTCGTCGCCGTGACGGGCGCCTGGGAGGCGCCCCTCGTCGCCGACCTCGACCGGTCCCGCGAGCTGCTCGTCCTGCGCCGCTGCGCCGACGTCGCCGAGCTCCTCGCGGCCGTCGGCACGGGCCGGGCCCGCGCGCTCCTCGTCTCGGCGGACCTCCACCGCCTCGACCGCGCCGTCGTCGCCCGGGTGCGGGCCTCCGGGGTCGCCGTCGTCGCGCTGACGGCCCCCGCGGCGCTCGCCGAGCAGGAGCCGCGCCTGCGGGCCCTCGGCGTCGACGCGGTGTTCGCCGCCGACGCCCCCGCCGCCGAGGTGGCCGCGGCCGTGCACGCGGTCGTCGGCGCGCCCGCCGACCACGGGGCCGCGGGCGGTGGGCGCCCCCTCCGGGCGGCGGAGGGGGCGACCGCCGGCCCGGGCCGCCGTGCGGACCTCGCCGACCCCGCCGACGCCCTGGCGCCCGAGCCGGCGGCGGGCGGTGCCGACCCCTTCGCCGCGCTCCTCGAGGAGGACCCGACGGGCGCCCGGCCCCGGGGACGGCTCGTCGCGGTCTGGGGACCGGCCGGCTCGCCCGGGCGCACGACCGTCGCGGTCGAGACGGCCGCCGAGCTCGCGGCCGCGGGCGACGACGTGCTGCTGGCGGACGCCGACACGCACGCCGCCTGCGTCGCGCAGGTGCTCGGCGTCCTCGACGAGTCGCCCGGGCTCGCGGCGGCCTGCCGTGCGGCGGGCACCGGCGCCCTCGACGGCGCCGTGCTGCAGCGGCTCTCGGTCGAGGTGGTGCCGCGGCTCCGGCTGCTGTCCGGCATCACCCGCAGCGCCCGGTGGCCCGAGCTGTCGACGTCGTCGCTCGAGCGGGTGTGGGAGGTGGCGCGCGAGCGGGCCCGCTGGGTCGTCGTCGACCTCGCCGCGCCCCTCGAGGCCGACGAGGAGCTCGTCTTCGACACGGCGGCCCCGCGCCGGAACGGCGCGACGCTCGGCACGCTGGCCGCCGCGGACGTCGTCCTCGTCGTCGGCACCGCCGACGCCGTCGGGCTGCAGCGGCTCGTGCGCGGGCTCGCCGACCTCGCCGAGGCCGTGCCCGGCGCGGCCGCCCCGCGGGTGGTCATCACGCGGGTCCGTGCCTCCTCGGTCGGCGCGGGCCCGGAGACCCGCGTGCGCGAGGCGGTCCGGCGCTTCGCGGGCGTGGCAGACCCCGTCCTCGTGCCCGACGACCGGCCGGCGCTCGACGCGGCCCTGCTCGCGGGGCGCACCCTCGTTGAGACGGCGCCGCGCTCCCCGGCGCGGACCGCCCTGGTCGGCCTCGCGGCCTCGCTGCGCGCGGAGGGCGGGGCGCCTCCCGGCCCGACGCCCCGCGGCCGCCGCCGGTGGCGCGCCGGCACCGGGCGGGGCCGGCGCCGCGCCGGCTGA
- a CDS encoding wax ester/triacylglycerol synthase family O-acyltransferase, giving the protein MPERLSALDASFLYLEERSVVMHIGSVMVLERPPDDVDAGDLARLIGARVAYIPRYRQRVRTVPGHLGNPVWVDDERFDLDLHVRRTALPRPGTRDQLTELVARVQPRRLDRSRPLWEVYLVEGLEDGGLAIITKTHQAMVDGRSAVDLGQVLWDDAPGSAATPAPTFRPAPEPTLVELVTGAVVDAVRRPPQVLETLRTGLGDARAGLRRAAGAASGLARAASTAPAGSGGPLEVEVGEQRRYAVVDTALEDYRRVRRAVREGAVPGAELHDVVLAVLAGALRSWMLSRGLPLGPASAVRALVPLSVAAEGEDDAPRPAGAVPPQVEGHLVDLPVGEPDPVVRLQQVVFSARRGEQRRRVGARELAGIAGFAPPTLHSLGVRVAGQVAHRLFTLVVTDVPGPQHPLYVGPVRMTGSYPVIPLLAGHALAVGVNSYDGAVTFGLNADRDALPDLAVLAECVPEALAALLDAADGRR; this is encoded by the coding sequence GTGCCCGAGCGGCTGAGCGCGCTGGACGCGTCGTTCCTCTACCTCGAGGAGCGGTCGGTCGTCATGCACATCGGCTCCGTCATGGTCCTCGAGCGGCCCCCGGACGACGTCGACGCGGGCGACCTGGCCCGCCTCATCGGCGCGCGGGTGGCCTACATCCCGCGGTACCGGCAGCGGGTGCGCACCGTCCCCGGCCACCTCGGCAACCCGGTCTGGGTGGACGACGAGCGCTTCGACCTCGACCTCCACGTGCGGCGCACCGCCCTGCCGCGGCCCGGCACACGGGACCAGCTCACCGAGCTCGTGGCCCGGGTGCAGCCGCGGCGCCTCGACCGCTCGCGGCCGCTGTGGGAGGTCTACCTCGTCGAGGGCCTCGAGGACGGCGGCCTCGCGATCATCACGAAGACGCACCAGGCGATGGTCGACGGCCGTTCCGCCGTCGACCTCGGCCAGGTGCTGTGGGACGACGCCCCGGGCAGCGCCGCGACGCCGGCGCCCACCTTCCGGCCGGCGCCCGAGCCGACCCTCGTGGAGCTCGTCACGGGCGCCGTCGTGGACGCCGTCCGCCGCCCCCCGCAGGTCCTCGAGACGCTGCGCACCGGGCTCGGGGACGCCCGAGCGGGGCTCCGTCGAGCCGCCGGGGCGGCCTCGGGGCTGGCCCGGGCGGCGTCGACCGCCCCGGCGGGCTCGGGCGGGCCGCTGGAGGTCGAGGTGGGGGAGCAGCGGCGCTACGCCGTCGTCGACACCGCGCTGGAGGACTACCGGCGCGTGCGCCGCGCCGTCCGCGAGGGGGCCGTGCCCGGCGCCGAGCTCCACGACGTCGTCCTCGCCGTCCTGGCCGGGGCGCTGCGGTCGTGGATGCTCTCGCGCGGCCTGCCGCTCGGCCCGGCCTCCGCGGTCCGCGCGCTCGTGCCGCTCAGCGTGGCCGCCGAGGGGGAGGACGACGCCCCGCGCCCGGCCGGCGCCGTCCCGCCGCAGGTGGAGGGCCACCTCGTCGACCTGCCCGTCGGCGAGCCGGACCCCGTCGTCCGGCTCCAGCAGGTCGTCTTCTCGGCCCGTCGCGGCGAGCAGCGCCGTCGTGTCGGCGCCCGCGAGCTCGCCGGGATCGCGGGCTTCGCGCCGCCGACGCTCCACTCGCTGGGCGTCCGGGTCGCCGGGCAGGTGGCCCACCGGCTCTTCACCCTCGTCGTCACGGACGTGCCGGGCCCGCAGCACCCCCTCTACGTGGGGCCGGTGCGCATGACGGGCTCCTACCCGGTCATCCCGCTGCTCGCGGGCCACGCGCTGGCCGTGGGCGTCAACAGCTACGACGGCGCGGTGACCTTCGGCCTCAACGCCGACCGCGACGCCCTCCCGGACCTCGCCGTCCTGGCCGAGTGCGTCCCCGAGGCCCTCGCCGCGCTCCTCGACGCGGCCGACGGCCGCCGCTGA
- a CDS encoding DUF6912 family protein: MRVYVPATVPLLAAWLEAGVVTAPTARAVTPALREWYVEGDEEELEFSALLDAATDALVLLAADPAAARRRVVLAADVDGATPEPGAGPTGDEAPSRVRPAGPVPLSAVVSVHCDEEDAEAAVAAAAQVLDAAAAGDEDALMAVGEAEDGDLLWFDAQELPDLVARLRG; this comes from the coding sequence GTGCGCGTCTACGTCCCCGCGACCGTCCCCCTGCTCGCCGCCTGGCTCGAGGCGGGGGTCGTGACGGCGCCGACCGCGCGCGCCGTCACCCCGGCGCTGCGCGAGTGGTACGTCGAGGGGGACGAGGAGGAGCTCGAGTTCTCGGCGCTCCTCGACGCCGCGACCGACGCCCTGGTCCTGCTCGCGGCGGACCCGGCCGCGGCCCGGCGCCGCGTCGTGCTGGCGGCCGACGTGGACGGCGCCACGCCCGAGCCGGGCGCGGGCCCGACCGGCGACGAGGCGCCCTCGCGCGTGCGACCGGCCGGGCCGGTCCCGCTGTCCGCCGTCGTCAGCGTCCACTGCGACGAGGAGGACGCCGAGGCGGCGGTCGCCGCCGCCGCGCAGGTGCTCGACGCCGCCGCGGCGGGCGACGAGGACGCGCTCATGGCCGTCGGCGAGGCCGAGGACGGCGACCTGCTGTGGTTCGACGCGCAGGAGCTGCCCGACCTCGTCGCACGCCTGCGCGGCTGA
- a CDS encoding DUF2505 domain-containing protein has product MRIEAAATYPATADEVARMLADPEFVRRRDAAAGALSSTAETEGDPAGAFVVRSTRSLPTDDVPQVARRFVGDTLELRQVDTWEAPGPDGARAGSMTLEVSGAPVRLSARLSLTPAGEGQATEAVQGDLVASVPLVGGKLEKAAEPAVQAAIRSEERVGREWLAGR; this is encoded by the coding sequence ATGCGCATCGAGGCCGCCGCCACGTACCCCGCGACCGCCGACGAGGTGGCCCGCATGCTCGCGGACCCCGAGTTCGTCCGCCGCCGTGACGCCGCCGCGGGGGCGCTGTCCTCCACGGCCGAGACCGAGGGCGACCCGGCCGGGGCCTTCGTCGTCCGCTCGACGCGGTCCCTGCCGACCGACGACGTCCCGCAGGTGGCCCGGCGCTTCGTCGGGGACACCCTCGAGCTGCGCCAGGTGGACACGTGGGAGGCGCCCGGCCCCGACGGCGCCCGCGCGGGCTCCATGACGCTCGAGGTCTCCGGCGCCCCGGTCCGGCTCTCGGCGCGGCTCTCGCTCACCCCTGCGGGCGAGGGTCAGGCCACCGAGGCCGTGCAGGGCGACCTCGTGGCGTCCGTGCCGCTCGTCGGCGGCAAGCTCGAGAAGGCCGCGGAGCCCGCCGTCCAGGCCGCCATCCGCAGCGAGGAGCGCGTCGGCCGGGAGTGGCTCGCCGGTCGCTGA